From the genome of Castor canadensis chromosome 18, mCasCan1.hap1v2, whole genome shotgun sequence:
AAGTGGGGTGCTTAACCGGTGGGCCGGGGACCTTGGAGACAGAGGCCATGGAGCCCCTTCCTGGACAAATGCCTAGATGCACAGGTGTGTGTGGGCATCCATCACCCACAGGTATCAGGTTCAAGTTTAGATCCTGTGGCCTAGACGAAGGGGAAACCCTCTCCCTTCTTGTGAGATTCAGTGGCCACTGCTTGAATTACAAAGTGCTTACATAGGGTGTGGACAGAGGTGCCCTCTCCTTGGTCTTGGGCACCTTTGAGAGATCTCTGTATCCCTTGGGTTGGCTGAGGACAGCAATGTCAAGTCTAGGCCATGTGTGGTCTAGCATGAGAGCCACTGCCCGCCAGGACTTAGGTCAGGCCCCACCCCTCCCGTCATGAGCTCTGTCCTCGTAGGCTTCACCTGCTCTCCCTTGCAGAATACCTTCCGGACACCTGTCTACACCACTTCCATGAGGAGGAACGCCATGGGGGTCGGCTTGGTTTTTGAAGCGGATCTCTTTACTGTGAAGCATATTTCTCACTGGGTGCTACAAGGGGTGTGCCTCACCCTCAACTCTGACTAACCCTGGGACGGGGAGGACCTCGTGATGACGGTGTCACACCCATGGCTGGCAGCAGACGTGCTGCTGCTTCGTGACTAATTGTGGGGTCTCTGTCTGTCATTACTTGGAGTCTCTCTAGAGGCTGGGGGTGGTGCAGGGAGTTGGCACTGACCTTCCTTCTGTTCGAAATCAGTCACTTAAATCTCTATTAAATTAACTCAGGTGGCTTTGCTTTTTAAACCACATTTTAGAGGATTCTGTGTTCAGAGTAAAATTAGAGAGTATTTTAAGATGtgttgtgttttctttcccttctcagaACTGCTGGCTTCTGCTGGTGTGCCACTGGCACCAGGGAGCACCGTGCCTGAGAGCCTTTGACCTTCTGGGTCTGTTCCTGCAGGTGCCCCCTGCTGGGAAGCCAATCAAGGCTGCCAGGGTGGGGTGGGTCGGGCGAGCCTCCATCTGAGCGGGTGGCAGGCTGGACTGACCAAGCCTGGCACTAGGTGACCACTCCTCTGCCTCCACCTGCAGCTGTGGTCTGGGGGCTAAGCTGCTGACCTCAGTGTTTAATTCCAGCCTGAGCTCCTCGCCTACCCGCCGTGGCCTGTGTGGGTCAGGTCACACCCAGCACCTGCAGACAGGCACCATTGGGCGTCCCCTCCTCCTAAACACAGGCTTGCCTAGCCGGCTGGGGGTGAGGATGGGTGGTACCCACGGGAGGGCAGCACTGAGCACTGGCAGGACAGAAGGCCTGAGCTTCTGCCACCACCTCAGGTGCATGGAACGTTCTAGGGACAGCCCTGGGCAGCGAGACCGTGAAGGCCGGGGTCTGCCactacccaccccaccccccacctccccgCCGCCAGCCTCCCTCGGGTGgtttaataaataaaagacacaaaCCAGAAGGAAGGGGTTTAGAAAATAAAGTTTGTTGGGCTCTTGAACATTTTCGATAAAACTAAGGAAAGCGTATGAACACGCGTGGAGGTTGTGGTGCGTGAGGAGTACCGTCATCTCCTTTAGCTCGTGGTGATTATACACGGCTGCTCGGTGGTCGCTGCCGCCCTGGGAAGGTCTTGGGGTGGGGTCTCCAGGAGGGAGCGGGGCTGCCCCGCACGGGCTGCCCTGGACACGGGGTGGGGTCGGGTGAGACGTGTTGCTCCCATGTTGCGCTTGAGGCTGACTTGCTGATCTCGTGGATGTCGCGCAGGGATGCAGCCGGTGGCCTGAGCCTGGCCCACAAGTGCGCTTGGCTGGCGTGGGGTGGGATCAGAAGCAAGCGGTCGGGCGCGGAGGCCACAGCGCTGGGGACACGATCCTATTTGGTGTCAGTCGGGGGCAGGAGGGCAGGAGAGCCGTGACAGGTGGAAAAGAATTTGGCATGCACGGGAGAGGGGGCGTGGGCGAGGTTCCCTCTGGCGCTCACAGTGCATGGACGGCCGCGCTGCGCCCGCAGCTCACACAGTTCTGTCTGTCCCTGAGTGCTTCCGCACGACCTTCCCTCCGTTCACCTGGTCCACGGCCAGCGTCTCCACCTCGGGCTGGGCCTGCGGCGGGCTGGCGTGGTGGATGCGGTGAGCCACCCCGACGTGGGCCTTGTGCGGCTTCTCGCGGGCCGGGCTGTGCTGGCCGCTGGCACCGCGGTCCGAGGCGATGGGCGGGATGACAAGTGGCCGCTCCCGCAGCTGGACCTCGGCCGACTCCCGGGCCAGCAGGAACGGGGTGGGGTCGGGCATGGCGTCCACCGGCTCGCGCAGGTGGAGCTTGCGGCTCTCGGCGCCGAACCTGTAGACCTCCTCGAACTCGGGCTGCAGCGGGGCCGACAGGCTCTTCTTCATGCGGCGGCGGGGCGTGTCCGGCAGCTTGTCCTTGGGGGGCGCCGGCTTGTAGCTGGCCAGCGCGGGGCTGCCGGCCGGGCTGGCGTCCGAGGTGCCGCTGGAGCTCGCCAGCTTCTTCTTGGCGGCGTGCAGCTGCGAGGTCAGGTAGGCGACCGTGCTGGCCCGCTGCTCCAGCTCGGCCGACAGCAGGCTCAGCTTGTGACTCTTCACCTTCAGCTCCTCCAGGTACCTCTTCTCCCGCTCCCGCACCGTGTTCTCCAGCACAGCGATCATGGCGTTCTTCTGCTCCAGCTCCCTCAGCAGCTCCTCGTTCTCCTCCTGCTTGGCCCTCAGCTGGGCCTGCAGCTCCTCGCAGCGCCTCTTCAGCTCGCTGCCCCTGGAACCGTCGCCTGGAGAGAGAACACGCCGGGGCAGGTGAGAACCTGGAGGCCAGGGCACTCGGGCTTGGTGTGGCCCCATCCTCACTAAAGGGAGGCCGTCGGGGGTCTCTGAGACCCTCCTGGCTCTTGGTCCCCAGCTCACTGTGTAAAAGAATGTCTCCAAGTCTTCAAAGGCTGCAGAACTGCTAAGATCACATGTGAGCTGGGCCACCTGCCTGTAAGGTGGCGTTTATCCAGTGTTTGTCCGTTCAAAGTGTCAAGAGGATTCTGCGTGTGTAAAGCAGTGAACTCTGACATAGAGGAGGTGTGTCAGATGCCACCTCTCCTCTGCCACCGGTCTGTCTTGTCTCCTGCTCAGACAGGGAGGTAACTCCTAACCTGCCCTGCACCATAGGCCACACCCAGTTCTGTGGCCCACGGTGGGCTGTCCTACCCTGTCCTATACCAAAGGTCAACTTGGTCTCACACTCTGCCAGTGACCGCAGCCTATAACCCTGACCTCTGCCTCACACAGGCTGACAGTCACACCAGGTTGACACCCCTCACGCCACCTGGCTGGCCACTCTCCTTGCCTGACACAGGACGTCAGTGAGCTGTCCACTTCTCTCTAGTC
Proteins encoded in this window:
- the Ccdc92 gene encoding coiled-coil domain-containing protein 92, which encodes MATTNLENQLHSAQKNLLFLQREHASTLKGLHAEIRRLQQHCTDLTYELTLKSSEQTGDGSRGSELKRRCEELQAQLRAKQEENEELLRELEQKNAMIAVLENTVREREKRYLEELKVKSHKLSLLSAELEQRASTVAYLTSQLHAAKKKLASSSGTSDASPAGSPALASYKPAPPKDKLPDTPRRRMKKSLSAPLQPEFEEVYRFGAESRKLHLREPVDAMPDPTPFLLARESAEVQLRERPLVIPPIASDRGASGQHSPAREKPHKAHVGVAHRIHHASPPQAQPEVETLAVDQVNGGKVVRKHSGTDRTV